A section of the Bacillus pumilus genome encodes:
- a CDS encoding GNAT family N-acetyltransferase produces MKVVHAIDDQVLSVWLEKYGQQIEQMKGFKQFGLVSGAQLKAVLLYDWSKWESGIFDQHIFHVKFAAAESASAFQELMERFINWMRSEKCDFFFLRLEAADVEKNRIAQRLSHVYYVGGLTRLEAPPVHMEMPSTSEDVVISLPDEKEYDEAVSLAYQAFVKSRYALDPFLDQNAVQHFFQEWMKNNLLGRADINLAAKVNDEIVGLIQGLIKDDELVLDLLAIRPDAQGKGLGKKLVMAMVKASYERGHRFMSAGTQMHNTTAIQLYEKLGFRTKNSFLYYHVWPKKGER; encoded by the coding sequence ATGAAGGTCGTTCATGCAATAGACGATCAGGTGTTATCCGTTTGGCTTGAGAAATACGGTCAACAAATTGAACAAATGAAAGGCTTCAAACAGTTTGGCCTTGTTAGTGGCGCCCAGCTCAAAGCGGTGCTGTTATACGACTGGTCAAAATGGGAAAGCGGCATATTTGATCAGCATATTTTTCATGTGAAGTTTGCGGCAGCTGAGTCAGCATCTGCTTTTCAGGAATTGATGGAACGCTTCATCAATTGGATGAGATCAGAAAAATGCGATTTTTTCTTTTTACGTCTTGAAGCGGCAGATGTTGAAAAAAACCGCATCGCCCAAAGGCTGTCACATGTGTACTATGTGGGCGGTCTCACTCGTCTTGAAGCACCGCCTGTTCACATGGAAATGCCATCAACAAGTGAAGATGTGGTCATCAGTCTGCCGGATGAAAAGGAATACGATGAGGCGGTGTCACTCGCTTATCAGGCTTTTGTGAAAAGCCGGTATGCACTTGATCCTTTTTTAGACCAGAATGCGGTCCAGCATTTCTTTCAAGAATGGATGAAAAATAATTTGCTCGGACGTGCAGATATCAATCTCGCAGCAAAGGTGAATGATGAAATCGTTGGTTTGATCCAAGGGTTGATAAAGGACGATGAATTGGTGCTTGATTTACTTGCCATTAGACCAGATGCACAAGGAAAAGGACTCGGAAAGAAGCTGGTGATGGCAATGGTGAAAGCCTCTTATGAGAGAGGGCACCGATTTATGTCGGCCGGAACTCAGATGCATAACACAACCGCCATTCAGCTGTACGAAAAGCTGGGCTTTAGAACAAAAAATTCTTTTTTGTATTACCATGTATGGCCGAAAAAAGGAGAGAGGTAA
- a CDS encoding N-acetylneuraminate synthase family protein: MAHFYIGDRKVGDGAPVFIIAEAGINHDGKLDQALALIDVAKEAGADAVKFQMFQADRMYQKEPGLYETAKGEEVSIFSLVEQMELPPEWLPVLLSRCAEKGLLFLSTVCDEESADLLNQTDPPAFKLASYEINHLPLLRHTASFQKPIIFSTAGATIADVHEAYEAITSEQNDQVAIMHCVAKYPAPRAFTNLRVLQTLASAFPEAVIGFSDHSEHPTEAPVAAVKLGAAMIEKHFTIDKTLPGADHSFALDPEELKEMVQHIRTAEKKRNQSETDAHSVSEDLLGSSFKTTTAIEGQIREFAYRGIFTTRGIARGETLTEENLAVLRPGQKSQGLHPRYMEILLGAKAVRDIPAHTGISWKDVLMQESANDQ; the protein is encoded by the coding sequence ATGGCGCATTTCTACATTGGAGATCGCAAAGTGGGGGATGGTGCGCCTGTCTTTATCATTGCAGAGGCAGGCATTAACCATGATGGGAAGCTGGATCAGGCGCTTGCTTTAATTGATGTGGCAAAAGAAGCAGGTGCCGATGCAGTGAAGTTTCAAATGTTTCAAGCTGATCGGATGTATCAAAAGGAACCGGGTTTATACGAAACAGCCAAGGGAGAAGAGGTGTCCATTTTTTCCTTAGTCGAACAAATGGAGCTGCCGCCAGAATGGTTACCGGTGTTATTGTCACGCTGCGCGGAAAAAGGGCTGCTCTTTTTAAGCACAGTGTGTGACGAGGAATCTGCGGATTTATTAAATCAAACCGATCCGCCAGCTTTTAAACTGGCATCCTATGAGATCAATCATTTGCCTCTTTTACGTCACACAGCTTCTTTTCAAAAGCCCATCATTTTCTCAACTGCCGGCGCCACTATTGCAGATGTTCATGAAGCATATGAGGCGATTACAAGCGAGCAAAACGATCAGGTCGCCATCATGCATTGCGTGGCAAAGTATCCAGCACCTAGAGCTTTCACGAATCTTCGTGTGCTCCAAACCTTAGCCTCCGCTTTTCCTGAGGCGGTCATCGGCTTTTCTGATCATAGTGAACATCCTACTGAAGCTCCTGTTGCTGCTGTGAAACTTGGGGCAGCCATGATTGAAAAGCATTTTACAATAGATAAGACACTTCCTGGCGCCGATCATTCCTTTGCGCTCGATCCAGAAGAATTAAAGGAAATGGTTCAGCATATTCGAACGGCGGAAAAGAAGCGGAACCAATCAGAAACTGATGCTCATTCTGTGTCAGAGGATCTCCTTGGCAGTTCTTTTAAAACGACAACAGCCATTGAAGGGCAGATTCGTGAATTTGCGTATCGAGGGATTTTTACGACAAGAGGGATTGCAAGGGGCGAGACGTTGACCGAAGAAAATCTAGCCGTATTACGTCCAGGACAAAAAAGCCAAGGTCTTCATCCGCGATACATGGAGATTTTACTTGGGGCCAAAGCTGTCAGAGACATTCCAGCCCATACAGGGATTTCGTGGAAAGATGTGCTCATGCAGGAGTCTGCAAATGATCAATGA
- a CDS encoding cytidylyltransferase domain-containing protein, whose amino-acid sequence MINDVLFVIQARMGSTRLPKKVMKPIGGMALIDFIVERVKQSDHYNHKTQNLMIATTVEAEDDLLAHYCLSKGYKVFRGSEMDVLQRFAKIAQHFEPQIIVRLTGDNPFIDPALLSKMLEEHRQKKADYTYTTGTPLGISGEMINATILCKIDNFPLTQPEREHVTLYIRKHPEQFQLQLFTPPKELAYPAYRFTIDTEEDYVFATRLLEKAGGSNAVPTAELITICEQDPDMVRLNQFVKQKDAE is encoded by the coding sequence ATGATCAATGATGTGCTCTTTGTCATACAGGCTAGAATGGGCTCAACAAGACTGCCAAAAAAGGTGATGAAGCCGATCGGTGGTATGGCATTGATCGATTTTATCGTTGAACGGGTAAAGCAATCAGATCATTACAATCACAAAACGCAAAACCTCATGATCGCCACAACAGTCGAAGCAGAAGATGATCTATTGGCTCATTATTGTTTATCAAAGGGCTATAAGGTATTTCGTGGCAGTGAGATGGATGTATTGCAGCGATTCGCAAAGATAGCTCAACATTTTGAACCACAAATCATTGTACGTTTAACGGGAGATAATCCATTTATAGATCCAGCGCTTTTGTCGAAAATGCTTGAAGAACATAGACAGAAGAAGGCGGACTACACGTATACGACCGGAACACCACTCGGTATTTCCGGGGAAATGATCAACGCCACCATTTTGTGTAAAATCGACAATTTTCCCCTTACGCAGCCAGAGCGTGAGCATGTCACGCTGTATATCCGAAAGCACCCTGAGCAATTTCAACTGCAATTATTCACACCGCCCAAAGAACTCGCATATCCTGCTTATCGATTCACGATTGATACAGAAGAAGATTACGTATTTGCCACCCGTTTACTTGAAAAAGCCGGTGGGTCTAATGCGGTGCCTACAGCTGAACTCATCACCATTTGTGAACAGGATCCTGATATGGTTCGGTTGAATCAATTTGTGAAGCAGAAGGATGCTGAATGA
- a CDS encoding PseG/SpsG family protein, producing MNKKIMIVVYGGFLRGMGHVVRMKRLAKELIQEGNDLYFYTNEQVCVEMLSHSAWHVHLVKESNVILQIEQDIKKINPDLLLIDVLDCELQFLRSIKASSSNAKLVLFEEERTEACQLADAVVNGIYGGLDEKHLQVNGTDYFYGTPYLLLDYEISKLKDTYEVRKECKKVVISLGGSDPEGLLTKAVSALREAGHLHILAVTGKASRIEEKIKATHIQFIRHTDQLSAHLAEADLAIVAGGMTLYEAVCIGVPSIVLSQVDHQAVTAARFAQKGACYHLGLGRLVDEKDIWRAVRRLSGSYFLRRSIHLNGRSLIDGKGTERVKNILIYLMNHHQKEHKDV from the coding sequence ATGAACAAAAAAATCATGATTGTTGTGTACGGTGGTTTTTTAAGAGGAATGGGGCATGTCGTTAGAATGAAACGGCTGGCAAAGGAACTGATTCAAGAAGGAAACGACTTGTATTTCTATACAAATGAACAGGTTTGTGTAGAAATGCTCTCGCATTCAGCGTGGCATGTTCATTTGGTGAAGGAATCAAATGTAATCCTTCAGATAGAGCAGGACATAAAAAAGATAAATCCTGATCTTCTGTTGATCGATGTCCTTGATTGTGAGCTTCAGTTCCTTCGATCGATCAAAGCATCCTCCAGCAATGCAAAATTGGTCTTATTTGAAGAGGAAAGAACAGAAGCTTGCCAGCTTGCTGATGCTGTTGTAAACGGCATTTATGGTGGACTGGATGAAAAGCACCTGCAAGTAAATGGCACGGACTACTTTTATGGAACACCTTATTTATTGTTAGATTACGAGATCAGCAAATTAAAAGACACATATGAGGTTCGCAAAGAATGTAAGAAGGTGGTGATCAGCCTTGGAGGCAGTGATCCAGAAGGGTTATTAACAAAGGCTGTATCAGCACTTCGCGAAGCCGGCCATTTACACATTCTAGCGGTTACAGGAAAAGCCTCTCGCATCGAAGAAAAAATCAAGGCTACACATATTCAATTCATTCGCCATACGGATCAATTATCTGCCCATCTTGCCGAAGCCGATCTAGCGATTGTTGCTGGTGGGATGACGTTATATGAGGCCGTTTGTATCGGGGTGCCTAGCATTGTCCTTTCACAAGTAGATCACCAAGCAGTAACAGCCGCTCGTTTTGCACAAAAGGGAGCCTGCTATCATCTTGGGTTAGGCCGCCTTGTGGATGAAAAGGATATATGGCGTGCTGTTCGAAGGCTGTCCGGTAGCTATTTTCTCCGTAGGAGTATTCACCTCAATGGACGGTCACTCATTGATGGAAAAGGAACCGAACGAGTGAAAAACATTCTTATATACCTCATGAATCATCACCAAAAAGAACATAAGGATGTGTAG
- a CDS encoding sugar phosphate nucleotidyltransferase, protein MKGVILAGGKGSRLAPLTKIFNKHLLPVGPYPMIYWSLFKLKEAGILDVMVISQAEQIPLFQKLLEGDQELGMNIVYQVQPEASGISDGLSYAKPFVEGEKFVLMLGDNVFEDSLNPFVDAFQRQENGAKVLLKEVTDPKRFGIAEIDAVHQRIVSIEEKPEHPRSPYCVTGIYFYDQEVFQYIEKISPSDRGELEITDVNNLYISNSQLTYDMLKGWWIDAGTHESLHQASTKMFETMKKKEGYE, encoded by the coding sequence GTGAAGGGAGTTATTTTAGCAGGAGGAAAGGGATCACGACTGGCACCCTTAACAAAGATTTTCAATAAACATTTATTGCCGGTTGGCCCATATCCGATGATTTATTGGTCATTGTTCAAATTGAAAGAAGCAGGAATTTTAGATGTCATGGTCATATCACAAGCAGAACAAATCCCGTTGTTTCAAAAACTGCTTGAAGGCGATCAGGAACTTGGGATGAACATCGTGTATCAAGTACAGCCTGAAGCTTCTGGAATTTCAGACGGTTTATCCTATGCAAAGCCATTTGTAGAAGGTGAAAAGTTTGTACTCATGCTTGGTGATAATGTCTTTGAAGATTCGCTGAACCCTTTCGTTGACGCCTTTCAGCGGCAAGAAAACGGTGCGAAAGTTCTGTTGAAAGAAGTGACAGATCCAAAGCGATTTGGTATTGCAGAAATTGATGCCGTTCACCAACGAATAGTATCAATTGAGGAAAAACCGGAGCATCCGCGTTCACCCTACTGCGTCACGGGTATCTATTTTTATGATCAAGAAGTCTTTCAATATATTGAGAAAATCTCGCCATCAGATCGAGGCGAATTAGAGATTACAGATGTAAACAATCTCTATATCTCAAATAGTCAGCTGACCTATGATATGTTAAAAGGGTGGTGGATTGATGCAGGAACACATGAATCTCTCCACCAAGCATCAACGAAAATGTTTGAAACGATGAAGAAAAAAGAGGGATACGAATGA